Proteins from one Bacillus thuringiensis genomic window:
- a CDS encoding response regulator transcription factor — protein sequence MPTILVADDDANIRELVCLFLRNDGFATAEAADGKEALAVYSSTDVDLVVLDIMMPIMDGWTLSKELRRANPDLPLLMLTARGETWEKVKGFELGADDYLTKPFDPLELTVRVRALLKRYKIGSTQTIHFGNVILDRQTYKVMKGTESLTLPLKEFELLYKLAGTPGQVYTRVQLIDQIWGIDYAGDDRTVDVHIKRLRERFATTPDFRIETVRGLGYRLEVNE from the coding sequence ATGCCTACTATACTAGTTGCTGACGACGATGCGAACATTCGCGAACTCGTCTGTTTATTTCTACGCAACGACGGATTCGCAACAGCTGAAGCAGCGGACGGCAAGGAAGCACTGGCCGTCTACAGCTCAACGGATGTCGATCTTGTCGTACTTGACATTATGATGCCGATTATGGATGGTTGGACGTTAAGCAAGGAGCTCCGAAGGGCCAATCCTGATCTACCTTTACTTATGCTGACTGCGAGAGGAGAAACATGGGAGAAAGTGAAAGGTTTCGAACTTGGGGCGGACGATTATTTAACCAAACCATTCGATCCGTTAGAGTTGACGGTTCGTGTTAGGGCACTACTCAAACGATACAAGATTGGCTCCACGCAGACGATCCATTTCGGGAACGTCATCCTTGATCGACAGACCTATAAGGTGATGAAAGGGACGGAGTCGCTTACGTTGCCGCTAAAGGAGTTCGAATTGTTGTATAAGCTCGCTGGAACACCCGGACAAGTCTATACGCGCGTGCAGTTGATCGATCAGATTTGGGGTATCGATTACGCCGGAGATGATCGAACGGTAGACGTACATATTAAACGGCTGCGTGAACGGTTCGCGACAACACCTGATTTTCGGATCGAAACGGTGCGCGGGCTTGGGTATCGGCTTGAGGTTAATGAATGA